The Sphingomonas alpina genome has a segment encoding these proteins:
- a CDS encoding ABC transporter ATP-binding protein: MELSVEALAVSLSGRLVLDDITATLRPGRITAILGPNGAGKSSLVKAAAALIPLARGAVRLDGRDVAVFDPRERARWIGYLPQDAVVHWNVTAADVVALGRLPHRTPYAAPSPQDFDAIMRAMAATETLHFAERPIQQLSGGERARVLLARVLAGEPRWLLADEPLASLDPAHQIDILDRLRDAANAGAGVAIVLHDLGLAARAADDVLLLKDGLMAGFGPVAEALTPDAIRMVFGVEARWVDTPDGLPLLVTVGR; encoded by the coding sequence ATGGAGCTGAGCGTCGAAGCGCTTGCCGTCAGCCTGTCCGGTCGCTTGGTACTGGACGATATTACCGCGACGCTTCGGCCCGGGCGCATTACCGCGATCCTCGGCCCCAACGGTGCTGGCAAGAGCAGCCTGGTCAAGGCGGCCGCAGCGTTGATCCCGCTCGCGCGGGGCGCCGTCCGGCTCGACGGCCGGGATGTCGCCGTGTTCGATCCGCGCGAGCGCGCCCGATGGATCGGTTACTTGCCGCAGGACGCCGTGGTGCACTGGAACGTCACAGCCGCCGATGTCGTCGCACTCGGCCGCCTGCCGCACCGCACGCCCTATGCTGCGCCGTCGCCGCAGGATTTCGACGCGATCATGCGTGCGATGGCGGCGACCGAGACGCTCCATTTCGCCGAGCGCCCGATCCAGCAATTGTCCGGGGGCGAGCGTGCCCGGGTACTGCTTGCCCGGGTGCTGGCGGGCGAGCCGCGCTGGCTGCTCGCCGATGAGCCGCTGGCCAGCCTCGACCCGGCGCATCAGATCGACATTCTCGACCGGTTGCGTGACGCCGCGAACGCCGGGGCGGGGGTGGCGATCGTGCTCCACGACCTTGGCCTCGCGGCGCGTGCGGCGGATGACGTGCTGCTGCTGAAGGACGGGCTGATGGCCGGTTTCGGGCCAGTCGCGGAAGCGCTGACCCCCGATGCGATCCGCATGGTGTTCGGCGTCGAGGCGCGCTGGGTCGACACGCCCGATGGGCTGCCCTTGCTGGTGACGGTCGGCCGCTAG
- a CDS encoding FecCD family ABC transporter permease — MKLKLFLLALLVVLAFGLSLVAGKAWVPLSAWFSADPRWAIILELRLPRAVLGLAIGAVLGLSGAVLQGYLRNPLADPGVVGVSSSAALGAVAAIVSGVAISPLIVFACAMLGAGGSMLLLAALTWRQANAVTFILAGTVLASLAGALTAFLISITPNPYAVAEVIEWLMGALTDRSLDDVRLAVPFMVAGAVLLLLTGRSLDALTLGESAARSLGVRLGRLQALVVLGTGLTIGASVAVTGVVGFVGLVVPHLLRPLFGHRPSALLLPSMLGGAALVLIADSLCRLIPGAGELRLGVAMALIGGPFFLALLFRGRRLAWS; from the coding sequence ATGAAGCTCAAGCTGTTCCTGCTCGCCCTGCTGGTCGTCCTTGCGTTCGGCCTGTCACTGGTCGCCGGAAAGGCCTGGGTGCCCTTGTCCGCCTGGTTCTCCGCCGATCCGCGCTGGGCGATCATTCTCGAGCTGCGTTTGCCGCGCGCGGTGCTTGGCCTCGCGATCGGTGCGGTGCTCGGCCTGTCGGGCGCGGTGCTGCAAGGCTATCTCAGGAACCCGCTCGCCGATCCCGGGGTGGTCGGCGTGTCGTCGAGCGCGGCGCTCGGTGCGGTTGCTGCGATCGTGTCCGGCGTCGCCATCAGCCCATTGATCGTGTTCGCCTGCGCGATGCTCGGCGCGGGCGGATCGATGCTGCTGCTTGCCGCGCTGACCTGGCGCCAGGCGAATGCGGTGACCTTCATTCTCGCCGGCACCGTGCTGGCAAGCCTTGCCGGGGCACTCACAGCTTTCCTGATCTCGATCACGCCCAATCCCTATGCGGTCGCCGAGGTGATCGAATGGCTGATGGGAGCGCTGACCGATCGCAGCCTCGACGATGTCCGGCTGGCGGTCCCGTTCATGGTGGCGGGCGCGGTGCTGCTGCTGCTCACCGGCCGTTCGCTCGATGCGCTGACCCTAGGGGAATCCGCCGCTCGCTCGCTCGGTGTGCGGCTCGGCCGGCTCCAGGCATTGGTGGTGCTCGGCACTGGGCTGACCATCGGCGCCAGTGTCGCGGTGACCGGCGTGGTCGGCTTTGTCGGCCTGGTCGTGCCGCACCTGCTGCGTCCGTTGTTCGGGCACAGGCCAAGCGCGCTGCTGCTGCCGAGCATGCTTGGCGGGGCGGCGCTGGTGCTGATCGCCGACAGCCTGTGCCGCCTGATCCCTGGCGCGGGTGAGCTCCGTCTCGGCGTTGCCATGGCGCTGATCGGCGGGCCGTTCTTCCTCGCTTTGCTGTTCAGGGGACGGAGGCTGGCATGGAGCTGA
- a CDS encoding ABC transporter substrate-binding protein produces MKALLPLALLLAGCSAPLRDGAGGGSQGGIVSTNPCADAILIELVDPARITAISQYSHNPAASSIAADVARRYPSTAGTAEEVIALHPALVLTSSFTPLATRAAYERAGLKTLVMDSPITIAASKAQIEQVAAAVGAVDKGKALNARIDAALASSAIPSVRAEPVGAPPSSSGVESRTGLRRVQHERGRGNAGHPSALLFIAGDLVNGSGTLLDELLTHAGFRDAAADYGLASTGSLPIETIVTKPPRVIMTPDTTARTAALRRRVLARIGANTTEVAFPRNLVNCGGPTIIPALAELAKIRRSLS; encoded by the coding sequence ATGAAGGCGCTCCTGCCGCTCGCGCTGTTGCTCGCCGGGTGCTCTGCGCCGTTGCGCGACGGTGCGGGCGGCGGGTCACAAGGGGGGATCGTTTCGACCAATCCATGTGCCGATGCGATCCTGATCGAGCTGGTCGATCCGGCGCGGATTACCGCGATCAGCCAATATTCGCACAATCCGGCGGCAAGTTCGATCGCCGCCGATGTGGCGCGCCGTTACCCGTCTACGGCAGGGACGGCGGAAGAAGTCATCGCGCTGCACCCCGCGCTGGTGCTGACCAGCAGCTTCACGCCGCTCGCCACGCGCGCGGCGTATGAGCGGGCCGGGCTGAAGACGCTGGTGATGGACTCGCCAATCACCATCGCGGCGAGCAAGGCGCAGATCGAACAGGTCGCAGCGGCCGTGGGGGCGGTGGACAAGGGCAAAGCACTCAACGCGCGTATCGATGCCGCGTTGGCGTCGTCCGCCATCCCTTCCGTTCGCGCTGAGCCCGTCGGAGCGCCGCCCTCCTCTTCGGGCGTAGAAAGCAGGACGGGGCTTCGACGGGTTCAGCACGAACGGGGAAGGGGTAACGCAGGGCACCCTTCGGCCCTGCTGTTCATCGCCGGAGACCTGGTCAATGGATCGGGGACATTGCTCGACGAATTGCTGACCCATGCCGGTTTTCGTGACGCCGCCGCCGATTATGGCCTCGCCTCGACCGGGAGCCTGCCGATCGAAACCATCGTCACCAAACCGCCGCGCGTGATCATGACTCCCGACACGACCGCCCGCACCGCCGCGCTGCGTCGCCGCGTTCTGGCGAGAATCGGAGCGAACACCACCGAAGTCGCCTTCCCGCGCAACCTGGTCAATTGCGGCGGCCCGACGATCATCCCGGCGCTCGCCGAGCTGGCGAAAATCCGGCGCTCGCTGTCATGA
- a CDS encoding TonB-dependent receptor plug domain-containing protein: protein MFEYRKILLTGAVLFTATPVMAQDTTPSDDGIAIADAKSEEIVVTATGVAQPIDQVGQAVTVITRADIERRQTVSVSDLLATTPGVTVSRNGGIGTVTAVRIRGAEDAQTLTIIDGVRVNDPSSPAGAFDFGNLFAGSIDRIEVLRGPNSVPWGSQAIGGVVNIITARPTEGLQARANAEYGYADSVSANAAISGKSGIFSGSLTGGYVRTDGISVAANGNERDGYRQYGATARVGVEFTPGIGLDLRGYYANSRTDLDGFPAPNYTLADTNEYSTARELYGYAGVHVNLLDDRLKNRIAFTIADVDRDNYDPAFGTKPSFIGRGRTERYEYQGDFRVIDQVRVVAGAEHENSRYADASTRYSTGVTSFYGELIVTPVRQLTITGGVRNDDHKAYGNRTTFGASAALALDTGTTLRASYGEGFKAPTLYQLYGPYGTPGPATPGVPARDALRPETARNYDVGVEQSFLSGAARVGVTYFNRDTKNQIDFDLGTFTYQNIARTRAEGVEFELALRPVDALTFTANYSYIDSENRSPGSNFGKDLARRPHQTVSASIDYRFPFGLSAGATVSHVGDSYDDAGNFSRLDGYVLAGLRASIAVADRFEIYGRVDNLFDEKYEVVRGYGTYGRAAYGGVRVKFD, encoded by the coding sequence ATGTTCGAATACCGTAAGATTTTGCTGACCGGCGCAGTGCTGTTCACTGCGACACCGGTCATGGCGCAAGACACCACGCCGAGCGATGATGGGATCGCGATCGCCGATGCGAAGAGCGAAGAGATCGTCGTCACCGCGACCGGCGTGGCGCAGCCGATCGATCAGGTCGGCCAGGCCGTCACGGTCATCACGCGCGCCGACATCGAGCGTCGTCAGACCGTCAGCGTCTCCGACCTGCTGGCCACCACACCGGGCGTCACTGTGTCGCGCAATGGCGGCATTGGAACCGTCACCGCGGTGCGGATCCGCGGCGCCGAGGACGCGCAGACGCTGACCATCATTGACGGCGTTCGCGTCAACGATCCTTCATCGCCCGCCGGCGCGTTCGATTTCGGCAATCTCTTTGCCGGATCGATCGACCGGATTGAGGTCCTGCGCGGGCCGAACTCCGTGCCTTGGGGTAGCCAGGCGATCGGCGGGGTCGTCAACATCATCACCGCAAGGCCGACCGAGGGGCTGCAGGCACGCGCCAATGCCGAGTATGGCTATGCCGACAGTGTCAGCGCCAATGCCGCGATTTCGGGCAAGAGCGGTATTTTCTCGGGCTCGCTGACCGGCGGTTACGTCCGCACCGACGGCATTTCGGTCGCGGCCAATGGCAACGAGCGTGACGGCTATCGCCAATATGGCGCGACAGCACGAGTCGGTGTCGAATTCACCCCCGGCATCGGCCTCGACCTGCGCGGCTATTATGCGAACAGCCGTACCGATCTCGACGGCTTCCCTGCGCCGAACTACACCTTGGCCGACACCAATGAATATTCCACCGCGCGGGAGCTCTATGGCTATGCCGGCGTGCATGTGAACCTGCTCGACGATCGGTTGAAGAACCGCATCGCCTTCACCATCGCCGATGTCGATCGTGACAATTACGATCCGGCGTTCGGCACCAAGCCGTCCTTTATCGGACGCGGCCGCACGGAGCGCTACGAATATCAGGGCGATTTCCGCGTCATCGACCAAGTACGCGTCGTCGCCGGGGCAGAGCATGAGAATAGCCGCTACGCCGATGCCTCCACGCGCTACAGCACCGGGGTCACAAGCTTTTACGGCGAATTGATCGTCACTCCCGTACGGCAGCTGACAATCACTGGCGGCGTGCGCAACGACGACCACAAGGCCTATGGCAACCGGACCACGTTCGGCGCGAGCGCTGCGCTGGCGCTCGATACCGGCACGACGCTGCGCGCGAGCTATGGCGAGGGCTTCAAGGCGCCGACGCTGTACCAGCTCTACGGCCCTTATGGTACGCCTGGCCCGGCCACTCCCGGCGTTCCGGCGCGCGATGCGCTGCGGCCTGAAACGGCCCGCAACTATGATGTGGGCGTGGAGCAATCCTTCCTGTCGGGCGCGGCGCGCGTCGGCGTGACCTATTTCAACCGCGATACGAAGAACCAGATCGATTTCGATCTCGGCACCTTCACCTACCAGAATATTGCTCGCACGCGGGCCGAAGGCGTCGAGTTCGAACTCGCGCTGCGGCCGGTCGACGCGCTGACCTTCACGGCAAACTACAGCTATATCGACAGCGAGAACCGCTCGCCGGGCAGCAATTTCGGCAAGGACCTTGCCCGCCGCCCGCATCAGACGGTCAGCGCTTCGATCGACTATCGCTTCCCGTTCGGCCTGTCGGCGGGCGCGACGGTCAGCCATGTCGGCGACAGCTATGACGATGCCGGGAACTTCAGCCGGCTCGACGGCTATGTTCTGGCCGGCCTTCGCGCCTCGATCGCGGTCGCCGACCGCTTCGAAATCTATGGCCGCGTCGATAATCTGTTCGACGAAAAATATGAGGTCGTGCGTGGCTACGGCACCTATGGTCGCGCGGCCTATGGCGGCGTGCGGGTGAAGTTCGACTGA